aactatcccaagaaaaccccatggcttTGCTCAGCTCAACATCAacatattgggaataagtgaaacgaggtggactggcatgggagaatttgcttcggatggccatatggtgtattactctgggcacgataacaacagaagtaatggagtagccttcatagatagtgataaagtgagaaaatctgtaatgggatgcaaatataaaaatgatagaatgatgtccatcagacttcaaggtcagcccctcaacatcacagtaattcagGTTTATGCGCCAACAACCGAagctgaaaaggaaattattgaccagttctatggagatttacaagaattactactgtcaacaccgaaaaaggatatcgtcttcatagttAGAGATgggaatgcaaaagtgggaaatcaagctgtagaaggtataacgGAAATATGGTCTTGATACAACAAATGAAGCaggacagagactcctagaattctgccaagaaaattcattgataattactaatacactgtttcaactaccaaaatgacacctatatacctggacttcaccagatggccaacaccggaaccaaatttattacatactttgtaatcagaggtggaagagcgcggttcagtcagctacaacaagacctgggaCTGACTGCAGgtcagatcatgagctcctgattgcgAAATTTCagctgaaacttcagaatgtagcaaaaagtatcccaaattgcagatacgaccttaactctatacctTCCGACTACACTGTAGAAGtgcaaaacagatttaatgtattagaGATGGAGGACAAAAGCTCACAAGAGATatggacagaagtagctaatactgtcaaggaggccacagagaaacacattcccaagaaaggAAGAgcaagaaggctagatggctatcagttgaggcactgcaagttgcagaagaacgaaggaaagcaaaaatcaagggagatagaccagctatgtttgaattaaatgaagattttcagaaattagctgaagagataaaaatatattctttaatgaacagtgcaagggagttgaagatagtaacggaaTGTGGAAGACaagatctttataagaaaattagagaaattaaaggaaaatttcaggcaaaaattggaatgataaaagatagaaatgggaaagatctgagtgaagcagaggatgttaaggaaagatgggcagaatatgtagaagacctatacaagaaagaactgcataatgacagggttcctactgctgatgttaatgttaatttagaactagagccagatattttggagagcaaaattcagtgggcccttgaaaatatggctgataacaaaactagtggacatgatgaaataccagcagaattgtttaaagtcactggaaaggatgcagtgaaagtgctgcactcaatatgtcaaaaaatatggatcacgcagcaatggccagaagactggaaaagataagtattcatccccattccaaagaagagaagttctaaagaatgctcagattaccgaacaatcgcacttatctcacatgctagcaaagtcatgttgaaaatcttacataaTAGACTTCACCAATATCTAGATCaagagctaccagaagaacaagctggatttaggaaaggaagaggaactagagatcaaattgctaacattcggtgaaTTATGGAAAAAGCAAGAGAATTTCAGAGAGATGTGTACCTCTGTTTTATTGACtatgccaaagcctttgactgcatcgatcacaacaaattatggaacgtactgaaaaacatgggtgtaccagatcatctcattcatctgatacagagtttataccttgaccaagaagccacagtgagaactatgtatgtaacaacgaaatggataaagattcagaaagcgGTCtgacaaggctgcatactgtcaccgtacttattcaatgcgtatgcagaacatgttatgaggaatgcgaggctaaatgaaggagaaacaggtattaaaatagctggaataaatgtaaacaatctCAGGAATGCGGATGATACAATCCTGTCggcagaaagtgaagaataattgagaacactcttgctaAAGGTGAAAgatgaaagtgaaaaggccggtcttaggctgaatgtgaagaaaacgaaaattatggcaactacacctaccaattcgtgggatatagcaggagaaaccatggaggtagtgaccacattcagttatctcggttcccagatctctgctgatggcgactgcagccatgaaatccggagacgcctgttgctcggtagacaggcgatgtcaaaccttgacaaggttataaggtccagagatataacactagcaacaaagatctgtATTGTGggggctatggtctttccaattgttatgtatggatgtgagacctggaccattagaaaggctgaacagcgaagaattgactccttcgaatgaggaaacttcttagagttccatggactgcaaagagaaccaacagatcaatattggagcaaataaaaccagatttatccctggaaggtctaatgttaaaacaaaagctggcctactttggacacacaatgcaaaggcatgcctcgctggaaaaaacattaatgctggggaagattgaaggaactagaagaagaggacgtccgaggatgagatggatcgatggcatcacagaagcaatgtgttccaacctggaaggtctatggGAGAAAGTGcatgacaggaaaaagtggcgtgatttggttcatagGGTCACAAAGTGTCGGAACCGACTaaatgaatagagagagagagaaaataggatccagctattcattagaaaatgcaaggcagtatatggaagaagcAAGagacctatgcaatttgataaaattgaaattcaacccaccactcctattgaaattaggaaaataataacttCACTCAAAAgtgaaagctcacatggaattgatggcacttCCAACAGGGTAttgaaagcttgttcccaacaaataagtaggattctcagccacacacGTAGTAGCTcgctgaaacagggcatttttccagatagactgaaatacactattgttaaaccattgcataaaaaaggggataggtctaatgctaacaactaccgcccaatcacACTTCTGACAGCTATATCCAAAatgcttgaaaaagtaatgtattcaagagtagcatcacatatttgtaaaaatgaagtactaagaaaatgtcaatttggttttcagaaagccttttcaacagaaaatgctatatatgcattcactgatcaaatattaaatgcattgaataaccaaacATGACCCATTGGgacattttgtgatctctcaaaggcttttgattctgtgaatcatgaaattcttctagataagcttaagtattgtggtataagtgggacagtgcacaaatggtttaattcatacttaactggaagtttgcagaaggttgaaattaacagtacagatagtctgcaaaaatcagcagaggcttctaactggggaggtatcaagaatggtgtcccacagggttctgtcttgggtcccttattgttcttaatatgtgTTAACGACTTGCCaccctatattcatgaagatgcaaagctagttctttttgctgatggtataagtatagtaatcacacgcaACAAGTACGAATCAGCTGAGTAAATTGTAcataatatctttcagaaaattattaagtggttctctacaaatggactcttattaaattttgagaaaacacagtttatacaattctgtacagtaaatggcataacatcacTGATAAATatggactatgaacagaagtctgttgctaaggcataatactcaaaatttctgggtgtgtgcatggataagaaattgaattggaagaaacacatcgatgatctgctgaaacggttaggttcatctACTTATGCCATTAGGGTTATTgccaattttggtgataaacatatcagtaaattagcctactatgcctattttcattcactgctttcatatggcatcatattttggggcaattcgtcattaaaagagaaagtattcattgcacaaaagtgtgtaatcagaataatagctggagcccacccaagatcccCTTGCAGACAATTATTTTAGGAACtttggatattcacagtacctttgcagtATGTACATTCTcttgtgaaatttgtcattaatagtcCAACCCAATTcagaaataacagtgaagtgcatagctacaacactagaagaagggatgatcttcactattctggattaaatctcaatttggcacagaaagggatgaattatgctgccacaaaaatcttcggtcATTTGCTGAAtaatattaaaagtctgacagatagtcaaccaacatttaaaagcaaattaaaagaatttctgaatgacaagtccttccactcaatagatgaattcttggtTATGAAGtagtaactttaaaaaaattaattaattattttgtgtaaagaaaacttatgttaaagtgacactttCCACTTCATTACAAAATGACATTTTCATGACCTattgaacaaggattaatgtatgtatgtatgtatgtatttatttaatataatagagggaaacattccacgtgggaaaaatatatctaaaaacaaagatgatgtgacttaccgaacgaaagtgctggcaggtcgatagacacacaaacaaacacaaacacacacacaaaattcaagctttcgcaacaaactgttgcctcatcaggaaagtgatgaggc
This portion of the Schistocerca nitens isolate TAMUIC-IGC-003100 chromosome 7, iqSchNite1.1, whole genome shotgun sequence genome encodes:
- the LOC126195491 gene encoding uncharacterized protein LOC126195491, whose protein sequence is MNSARELKIVTECGRQDLYKKIREIKGKFQAKIGMIKDRNGKDLSEAEDVKERWAEYVEDLYKKELHNDRVPTADVNVNLELEPDILESKIQWALENMADNKTSGHDEIPAELFKVTGKDAIYLQHLMLLIIKYCLANCTAMESMALLICG